In Pseudonocardia sp. DSM 110487, the sequence CTCCCCCGGGCTGCTGGCCTGTGGCGCCGCGCTCGTGTTCTGCTCGCCGTTCACGCCGATGCTGTTCATGGGCGAGGAGTGGGGTGCCCGCACCCCGTGGCAGTTCTTCTCCTACTTCCCCGACGAGGCCCTGCGCGACGCCGTGCGTGAGGGCAGGCGGCGCGAGTTCGCCGAGCACGGCTGGGGGGAAGCCGATGTCCCCGACCCGAACGCGGAGAGCACGTTCCTCGACTCCAAGCTCGACTGGGACGAGCCGGCGCAGGAGCCGCACGCCACCCTGCTGCGCCTGCACCGGGAGCTGATCGCGCTGCGCAAGGAGTGGACAGAGCTCTCCGACCCGTGGCTGGACGACGTCGGGGTCGGGGGCGACGACGCCGGACGCACCGTGGTGCTGCACCGCGGAACGCTGCGGGTGGCCTGCAACCTCGGCTCCGACGCCGTCACCCTCGACCTGGAGGCGCCGATCGACCGGATCCTGCTGGCGTCGGAGCCGGTGAAGGGCGACGGGACCGCGCTCACGCTCCCGCCCGAGTCGTTCGCGGTGGCAAAACTGGCCTGAAACCTTTCAGTAATTCGGGGACAGCCGTGGTTAGGGTCGGCACGTGCCGTCCATCGAGACCCTGCTGGCGTTCACCCTCGCCGGCGTCATCCTCGTGATCATCCCGGGGCCCAGCGTGCTGTTCATCGTCGGACGCGCGCTGGCGCACGGCAGGCGGGCGGCGCTGGCGAGCGTCGCCGGCAACACCACCGGTGCCTCGCTCGTGGTGATCGTGGTAGCGCTGGGGTTCGGCGCGATCGCGGCACAGTCGATCACGGTGTTCACCGTGCTCAAGCTGGTCGGCGCGGCCTACCTCATCTATCTCGGTGTACAGACGATCCGCAGGCGCGGCGACCTGATCGCCCGGATCGGCGAGCCCGCCGCGCCCGACGACCGGCGGATGTTCCTGCAGGGCGTGATCGTCGGCGTCACCAACCCCAAGGTGCTGGTGTTCTTCGCCGCCGTGCTCCCGCAGTTCGTCGACACCGCGGCGGGCAACGCGACCACCCAGATGCTGGTGCTCGGGCTGCTCTTCGCGATCATCGCCGCCACCCTCGACAGCGCGTGGGGCCTGGCGGCCGGCACCGCACGGACCTGGTTCGCCACCTCCCCCGACCGCCTGCGCTGGATGGGCGGCATCGGTGGCACCTCCCTGATCGTGATGGGCGCCGGCCTGGCCCTGACGGGCCGCAAGGACTGACCGGGATACCGACGAGCGGCGCCATCGCGTTACTGACGTCTGCGCGCTTGCTTCGCGGCGCGCGCAGACCTCAGACATGCTTGGCGTCGGAACCATCAGCCGTGGGCACGCAGGGCGTCGACGAACCACTCGAACGGCTCGATCTGCGACGGGGCGCGCCCCCAGCCGTTGAGGATGCCGAGCAGGTCCCAGTAGCGCGACACCCGGCGGTCGGTGAAGGTGTCGATCGTGTCGGCCAGCTGGTCGCGGGCGGCCGCGTCCAT encodes:
- a CDS encoding LysE family translocator, with amino-acid sequence MPSIETLLAFTLAGVILVIIPGPSVLFIVGRALAHGRRAALASVAGNTTGASLVVIVVALGFGAIAAQSITVFTVLKLVGAAYLIYLGVQTIRRRGDLIARIGEPAAPDDRRMFLQGVIVGVTNPKVLVFFAAVLPQFVDTAAGNATTQMLVLGLLFAIIAATLDSAWGLAAGTARTWFATSPDRLRWMGGIGGTSLIVMGAGLALTGRKD